Proteins found in one Chiloscyllium plagiosum isolate BGI_BamShark_2017 chromosome 23, ASM401019v2, whole genome shotgun sequence genomic segment:
- the ccnd2a gene encoding G1/S-specific cyclin-D2a isoform X2, giving the protein MELLCCEPETVRRALPDPKLLRDDRVLHNLLALEERYLPACSYFKCLQLDIQPYMRRMLAAWMLEVCEEQRCEEEVFPLAMNYLDRFLSIVPITKSHLQLLGAVCLFLASKFKENIPLTVEKLCLYTDNSIRLHELLEWELIVLGKLKWNLAAVTPHDFIEHILKKLLLSEDKLHLIRKHAQTFIALCATDFKFAMYPPSMIATGSVGAAICGLQLDVGDSSLSSYNLTDHLAKIIHTDVQRKKIICFYDVG; this is encoded by the exons ATGGAGCTGCTGTGTTGTGAGCCGGAGACGGTGAGGAGGGCGCTGCCCGACCCCAAGCTGCTGCGAGATGACCGTGTGCTGCACAATCTGCTCGCGCTCGAGGAGCGCTATTTGCCGGCCTGCTCCTACTTCAAGTGCTTGCAGCTGGACATCCAGCCCTACATGCGGAGGATGTTGGCCGCCTGGATGCTCGAG GTCTGTGAAGAGCAGAGGTGTGAGGAGGAAGTCTTTCCTTTGGCAATGAATTACCTGGACAGATTCTTATCGATTGTACCAATTACCAAAAGCCACCTGCAGCTACTTGGAGCTGTGTGTCTGTTCCTTGCATCAAAGTTCAAAGAAAATATTCCTTTGACAGTGGAAAAACTTTGCCTATATACTGACAACTCTATCAGACTACATGAACTTTTG GAGTGGGAGTTGATCGTTTtaggaaagttgaagtggaatctTGCAGCTGTAACTCCACATGACTTCATTGAACACATTCTGAAGAAGCTGCTGCTTTCTGAAGACAAGCTGCACCTCATCCGAAAGCATGCACAGACCTTTATTGCTCTTTGTGCCACAG ATTTTAAGTTTGCCATGTATCCGCCATCAATGATAGCGACTGGAAGTGTTGGGGCAGCAATATGTGGACTTCAGCTGGATGTTGGTGATAGTTCACTTTCAAGTTATAACCTGACAGATCACCTGGCCAAGATCATACACACAGATGTG CAACGTAAgaagataatctgtttttatgatgTCGGTTAA
- the ccnd2a gene encoding G1/S-specific cyclin-D2a isoform X3 produces the protein MELLCCEPETVRRALPDPKLLRDDRVLHNLLALEERYLPACSYFKCLQLDIQPYMRRMLAAWMLEVCEEQRCEEEVFPLAMNYLDRFLSIVPITKSHLQLLGAVCLFLASKFKENIPLTVEKLCLYTDNSIRLHELLEWELIVLGKLKWNLAAVTPHDFIEHILKKLLLSEDKLHLIRKHAQTFIALCATDFKFAMYPPSMIATGSVGAAICGLQLDVGDSSLSSYNLTDHLAKIIHTDVNLHF, from the exons ATGGAGCTGCTGTGTTGTGAGCCGGAGACGGTGAGGAGGGCGCTGCCCGACCCCAAGCTGCTGCGAGATGACCGTGTGCTGCACAATCTGCTCGCGCTCGAGGAGCGCTATTTGCCGGCCTGCTCCTACTTCAAGTGCTTGCAGCTGGACATCCAGCCCTACATGCGGAGGATGTTGGCCGCCTGGATGCTCGAG GTCTGTGAAGAGCAGAGGTGTGAGGAGGAAGTCTTTCCTTTGGCAATGAATTACCTGGACAGATTCTTATCGATTGTACCAATTACCAAAAGCCACCTGCAGCTACTTGGAGCTGTGTGTCTGTTCCTTGCATCAAAGTTCAAAGAAAATATTCCTTTGACAGTGGAAAAACTTTGCCTATATACTGACAACTCTATCAGACTACATGAACTTTTG GAGTGGGAGTTGATCGTTTtaggaaagttgaagtggaatctTGCAGCTGTAACTCCACATGACTTCATTGAACACATTCTGAAGAAGCTGCTGCTTTCTGAAGACAAGCTGCACCTCATCCGAAAGCATGCACAGACCTTTATTGCTCTTTGTGCCACAG ATTTTAAGTTTGCCATGTATCCGCCATCAATGATAGCGACTGGAAGTGTTGGGGCAGCAATATGTGGACTTCAGCTGGATGTTGGTGATAGTTCACTTTCAAGTTATAACCTGACAGATCACCTGGCCAAGATCATACACACAGATGTG aatttacATTTCTGA
- the ccnd2a gene encoding G1/S-specific cyclin-D2a isoform X1: MELLCCEPETVRRALPDPKLLRDDRVLHNLLALEERYLPACSYFKCLQLDIQPYMRRMLAAWMLEVCEEQRCEEEVFPLAMNYLDRFLSIVPITKSHLQLLGAVCLFLASKFKENIPLTVEKLCLYTDNSIRLHELLEWELIVLGKLKWNLAAVTPHDFIEHILKKLLLSEDKLHLIRKHAQTFIALCATDFKFAMYPPSMIATGSVGAAICGLQLDVGDSSLSSYNLTDHLAKIIHTDVDCLKACQEQIESLLVNNLRPTEQDHSKRVDELDQASTPTDVRNVNL; the protein is encoded by the exons ATGGAGCTGCTGTGTTGTGAGCCGGAGACGGTGAGGAGGGCGCTGCCCGACCCCAAGCTGCTGCGAGATGACCGTGTGCTGCACAATCTGCTCGCGCTCGAGGAGCGCTATTTGCCGGCCTGCTCCTACTTCAAGTGCTTGCAGCTGGACATCCAGCCCTACATGCGGAGGATGTTGGCCGCCTGGATGCTCGAG GTCTGTGAAGAGCAGAGGTGTGAGGAGGAAGTCTTTCCTTTGGCAATGAATTACCTGGACAGATTCTTATCGATTGTACCAATTACCAAAAGCCACCTGCAGCTACTTGGAGCTGTGTGTCTGTTCCTTGCATCAAAGTTCAAAGAAAATATTCCTTTGACAGTGGAAAAACTTTGCCTATATACTGACAACTCTATCAGACTACATGAACTTTTG GAGTGGGAGTTGATCGTTTtaggaaagttgaagtggaatctTGCAGCTGTAACTCCACATGACTTCATTGAACACATTCTGAAGAAGCTGCTGCTTTCTGAAGACAAGCTGCACCTCATCCGAAAGCATGCACAGACCTTTATTGCTCTTTGTGCCACAG ATTTTAAGTTTGCCATGTATCCGCCATCAATGATAGCGACTGGAAGTGTTGGGGCAGCAATATGTGGACTTCAGCTGGATGTTGGTGATAGTTCACTTTCAAGTTATAACCTGACAGATCACCTGGCCAAGATCATACACACAGATGTG GATTGTCTGAAAGCTTGCCAGGAACAGATCGAATCATTGCTGGTCAACAACCTGAGACCGACTGAGCAGGACCATTCAAAGAGGGTGGATGAACTGGACCAGGCAAGCACACCCACAGATGTGAGAAATGTAAATCTGTGA